In Pleuronectes platessa chromosome 8, fPlePla1.1, whole genome shotgun sequence, the genomic stretch cactaaaaaaaacagaaagtgaagGAAGTAATCTGTACTCTTTTTTTCCTATATTTTGTAGttaatattaaatcttaatgaAGCATGTCtctcactcagcctctctgcagctccagccaCTACCTCTACAATCTACCACCTGACCGAGCAGTCGTCAACACAGCTTTTTATGCTTCCTCCGGCGCCGCGGGCCTCTTCAGGTCCCGGATCTGCTTAATCAGATAGTTCTTCTCGCCGCAGAACTGCTCGTCTTCGGATCGGTCCGTCTGGAAGTGGCTCAGGAACTCCACCAGTTTGGTCTGGTTCTTCAGCAGTATGTCCAGCACGGGCTGAGTCTTGTTGGGGTTTGCAACGAATACCTTTGAAAGGAGAGCGATGAGGTTAACTAACAATCTGAAAAGTTTTTCTGTTCAAATTATGTTGATGACTGTTCTGCCTTTATTTGACAGAGGGGGGTTGATAGTAAAAGGACCCTGGCTGGACTCTAGCCCCGGCCACTATGAAAATAATTCGGCCTTATTATGAACTACAGTCCCAACAGTCTAAAAAGTTTTATCTTAAAATAAAATGGCTTCATCAGTCCAGACTGCTCCATAAACTTTCAATATTGTACGAATTTAACTATAACTCTTTAATTGGAAATTCTATGTGACTTTTAAACTTgagtgtttaaacaatgaattgacaatgtgtgtgttctatTTTCACACCTTGAAGACATGGAACGCTTCAAACTGGATGTTTCGGCTGTTGTCTCTTAACAAGTTCATCATCAGCTTCAAGTTCTCTGCCCGACTGATGTACTTTGTCATGACAGTGAAGTTGTGTCGATCCAGGAGAAGTTCCCCGAGGAGCTGGAAAACAGCGCATCGTTAAAAACATGTCAGTAACAGTTGAATCTGCCGCTCAAATTAGAGCCATCAGTAATTGTGATTTGACAGAGCGCTGGAGCTTTCACCTTCAAAGACTGTCGTTTGGTGACATAGTTTTCGGAATGCAGGAGCTTCTCGTACTCTGTAAATACCTGAAGAAAATTTTGAAGTACATTAAAGCAAATCATGAGTACATTAAAGCAAATCATGAGCCTGCTTTCAATTAAAGATCAAAAATCCACAGGAGAAAGCTCACCCTGTCGTATTGGTTCTCCAGAAAATCTGCACACATAATCTTGTGTCTAGTAAGGAGATCCTGAGAGGAAAAAATAGGAGACTTAGATATCAAATAAGAACTGTTAAAAACTTTCTAGAAAGACAGTATGCCAGTGTACCTTGAATGAGGCGAAAGCATCTGAGGCAATGTCAAAGGTGGAGAGGTCGACATAATGGAAGAAGCAGTAGAAGTCTTCGGAGAGGAGAACCGTCCGGGCCAAAGGCTCGTGACGCAGGCACTCCCTCAACATCATTCCACAATTCAGAGCCACCTCGGCACTCTCGTATCTGTGTCGTTAAATACATGTCAGGTCCAGGTCAACTAATATGCCAGTTATACAGCACACACTGGCTAtgtaacacaaatgaaaaccacTACTAACCAGCCTCATTTGTAGGAAAATCCACTCTTAACACATAACACTGCTAAGTTTTTAGCACTactacaacattttatttttaggcCCTATTTTCCACGATGTATTTTTGATATGGCTGAAAAGAGCTGACTTAACATTGACAATCCTCCTCGCAGCTACATGGGACATTAGTGGTAGAATCATCAAACACATTAACATCAAATGTTAGACTTTGAAGTTGAAGTTAAGAAATCCAGCTGAATGTTGCTCTTCATAAATTAGAAGTTTCTTGGTAAAAGGTGTAAAAACACTGCAGAGGAAATCCATGACACAGGTGGAAATTGGCAAAGAGAGCACTTGATCCACTGACACCAGCCACTTGCATCATAATGGAGTGTAAACGTTAAACAAGGTTGCTCTTTGAGTACGCGGGACaactctgttttttctttttctttttagaagCTGTATAACCAGCACTCAACTATCACTCTCTGCATCTAAATGTGTAACCCACATGTGAATGCAACAAGTTCATGCTTGTTCTTTTGGGAGTTGTTGAAACACATACTGGGTAATGTAGAAAATCACGAGGCATGCTTAGGGAAAGTTATTTTAGCACAAAACACTCAAATGGAAAcctaaaacacaacaacaaaataataatttgaggGATTAGCTCGTGATATTTACCAGTTATTTAAGAGTAGATTACCTTTAACACATGTAAGTGGACAAATAAAGCAGTACTCAAATCTATTATGAAAGCATCTGACTTCCCCAAGTTCCTGTAGCCTGAAAAGATGAACTTACCCTTTCAGAAGCATGAAGAGGATCTGTGGGTGTGTAGAGATGTACTCTACCGTGGGTGTGCGAGTGCCAATCTGACGTCTGACAATATTGCTGAACAAATTAACCACatccttcttcctctgtgaaaaaaacagaaacactgagtCAGTCAGATGAATGGCTGACTGGCTAATGATGATATGCAGAGACATTATCGCTCCTACTGGCAATTTGGTGTCTGCACAGAGTAAATCAATACTTCTTTTTCTGGTCGTTAAACAAAaagtcagagcagagagacaaGCACCTCAAAGTCAATCCTATGCAGGTTGGCAATGAGGGTGATGAGGAGGTCGGTGTTGTACAGCTCCTGTGCGAGCTGAGCCACAGCTTCGGTGTGAGGCTCCTTGTCACCTGTTCCACAGAGCACCTCCTTCAGCGAGGCCAGGCTTTTAGACACCTCATCTGCAACCTGTGATCGTGGGGAAATAGTTAATGACTGTGATCACAAGCTAGTGCTGAGAACAAGATCCAGATGTCAAACAGTGAGGGGAGAAATCATCGCTGACCTTCTCACACTTTTTGCTGTCTCCAGGGTCCAGTTTCTCCAAGTACGCCACATTCTCCTTCAAACTCCTCACGTTTTCTGCCGGACTCTTCTGAGTCTTACCAAAGGGAAAAGGCATGGCTGAAGAGAGGTGAACCAAGCCCAACAATCtgtgtggaaataaaaaacacaacacactttcaaCAAACTATCCTGTGCAAGTACAtgcagctccacttcctgtacCTCTCTGCATCAGGAAATGGCTGAAATGTCTCACCTGAAGAAAGCGAGAGTGAGGTTAGCTCCCTTGTCTGACTGTAACTCGACACTCCGaggtaaaaaaacacaataacagtTGTTAAGAGCATAACAGCGCACACAGCTAGCTGACTTAGCTAACTTTAAACTAGTCACCATCGAGGGCGGAGCGCTGAAGTAACTCTACCACTGTTAGTTAACTCTGGTTTAGTTTGGTTAGTTTCTCGAAGTGAACATGAGCCCAGTTGACTCAAAACGCTGACTTTCTAAGTGGAACAATGATGTCAGGGGCAAGAAGAAAATGTCAACCCCGCAGCGATGTTCATCAGCAAACTTCAGCTAGCTTGTGACCTAGTTAGCTGTAGCGATAAAACCGGCAAACTGACGACAGCATGTAGTCAGAGAGCCccgtggaaaacacacacaaacacacacgactgGGACATTGAGCTCCGGCTGTCACACACTCACCGAGTGAACTGTGCTTTTCGGGCTGAAGGAGGCTCGGCGGTGGCTAAAGGTTAGCTAGCAGGCTAGCAAGTTGTCTCCACTTTCTTTTCCCCGCCGCAGCGTCGCTGTGAGCGTCCGGCACGTTATCTGGAGCACCGTCTGTCTAACCCGAGCGAGCCGACGCTACAAGTGGCTCAAACCGACGACCTTCATCGCTGAGATGTTTCATGAAAAATCTCTCCACTCGTGACCGACTGTCACCTAACTTGCTGGCTGCCTGGTGTCGGTGAGGAGCGGGTCTCCGGGCTGATGTGCTCATAGGTTCTCCTCTGGtggagcctctctctctctctccacccgcAGATCGGCTCCGGGACACTGGGCGGGATGTGTTCGCCCAACAAAAAGACTGACAGTCGTCTCAGCCTATCACTACAGCCCCAGATAATTATATATGCGGTGAAGCCTTCTCCGCTGTAGGTGCGCGTGTTTCAGTGCTCAGATACTTTTCGTACGGGTGGAGACACTGAGGACTTCACAAGAAGCTCCGTCCACCGGACTGTCTTGTGACATAAAGCAATTGCACCCGAGTTCTCGCTAAAAGATAAAGGGAAATAAGTTGAGTTCAGAAATGTCCTCGGCTTGAAATTACGTATTTTCATCCCGTATACAATGTATGCTGTTTCAAACGGTTTTAGTAGTAATATCCATAATATATGTTGGTGTATGCAATTAATAAACTTTTTCAAAAGCTTCAGAGACGTCGACACTCTTGGTTATATATAAACTTCTTCAACAAGTGTGTAAAAATATCAAGACAAACATTTTCTTACCATTCAATATTGTTAGTTATCATGATAACAATCACATTATCAAAGACAGATTTTTCATCATGATGATGGGCATTATAAACCATACAGTCTATCTTTTCAACATATACTCTCATTGTGCTACAATATCAAGTGTCCTTCTCTCCTGCATCTTCTGATGTCATCTTGTGATATGAGCTtcaagtttgtctttcacaccaAATCACAATgagaatgtatttatttctttttaaacccATAAGATGCCTACAGCATTATACCATCATGCATCAGGCACAGTTGGTGAAAATCTATCATCAGTTCTCTGAACTTTCAGTTACAGTTTCAACTGCTTTTGCTGATTTTTTAACCTGTTAAGAGGCGGATTGAAATTCGCCTATAAGGCCTGTCTGAGGAATacccaaagtaaattgaaagttgttcttgaaccatttggagtacatgcatggtcttggtctcttttgaaaggtaacattctgaactTTTCCCAGCATGATCTCCCAGCAGTAAACCACTGTATAGTTTTACACTGTCACATGTCAAGTCTGTGCTCAGATCATCCTGTTAATGGGCGAACTCTCAccctctgtgtttttcatgcAAATTTGAACAAATGATCAATTATCTAATCGATGACTCGACTGGTAATCATCAATTTCTTTTTGATAATCAATCATTAAATTAATTATCTATGTTTGAATAATCAAACTGATAGGTGCATTGCATTGTTCAAGGCTTTGATGGAAAAACtcaaacattacacacacaccaattcattcattttttgacAAACAGATCTGAAATTAGCTCATAAATCTCTTATTCTAGTGAAATCATGACATAACAAACATGTCAGTCCAACATGCTGTGCATCTGCACGAGGCATCAGGATCAGAATCGGGTTTTATTGCAAATCAGGTTTACTCATACATAGACACATCTGGTCAGACCTGAAGTCATCTCTGTTTCAGGGGAAACGAGACTTCAAAATTCAAGCCGTGTCCATGAGATATTTATCAGGTAATTCGCTTTCGTTTCCTGCACACACGACAGACCTCCTGTGCCTTTCCCTTCACACATAAAACATCTCAACATGCGCACCGCCTACACGCGTCTTATTCTGAAAACCTCACTCGGAAGTGGCTGCGGTCTGTGACGCTACAGCTAGCTTGATGCTAGCGTGAAAATCACCACGATCACTAGTGAAGGACGGTGAGAAGCTCAGCGGCCGTCCGGGACACTTTCCACCCTTTTCCACGGTCTCACCCGGTTAAGGGCCCAGCAGCAGGTgaggtgtgttgtgtgtgtccgcGGCTGTGCGGTAGTTGTTGTGTAGCGTGGCCTGTTGTGCTCTCAGGCCGTATTGGTGTCGTACGACCCGGGCTGCTCTCCGCTCGCAGCCGCACATCACGTATGGCGCTCTTTACTTCGAAACGACTCGAAAACACCCGCGTCCGTCACGAGATTTCCCCTCAGTTAAAGGGAAATATTCCCAGTTCCCCCACTTCCAGTCCAAAATGCAACATTTCAGAGAGACGTTTTCCTTTCAGGGAGCTGCATCGAAGGGCCCGTGGAGAGATTTCAGGGCGTTCATAGTCACAAATGTTTTCACTTAGAGACACATGTTATAGGAataatccaacacacacacacacacactgaccctttAATTCAAAAGTTTCCACCTTAAATTTCAGCCACTTTTGTTTTATACGGGCTCGTCCTCGTCACAGATGGAGGCCAGCGTGGACGAGCAATGCAGGGATGTGACATGAGAGGTGTTTCAGGGGCGATCAGCGGTGTGAATAAAGCCTGGTTGTTGTTATTTACATGCGGAGTgagcatcgtgtgtgtgtgtgtctgtctggagCCGCCGAAGGGAAAAGCCTGGCCCTGCGATCATGGCTTGAATAATGGTTTTATATCAAGgcgttgcagcagcagcacacacacacactgctattgtggtttataaaagaaaacacactttccTTTGAGGCTGACCAAATCCTATTAATCCTCGTGTTTCGTGTAAATGCAGCACATGATGGACAACGCAACCACACACCATCTCGGATGACAGCTCTCCTGCACTCCACACAACACAATGTTGGTTTACAACCAGTCGTAATGGATTTTGAACGAACATGGGAATTATTGCCAATCTGAAGCAAATtgttcaaaaataaaatgtgtatgcTGATCACAACAGGCAACATAGTCTAAAATTGGGAATTTAAATCagaaaagtgtatttattttatagaaTTTGGGGCAGACACAAGTGGCAAGATATGGAAAGAGAGTGAATATAgggtttgttaaaaataatgtatatatatttttaaaatatatttaaagtctagctcctgtgtgtttgtcactgcTGCTCAAATCAGGCAATACACTTTTAACTTCAAATTTACATCTCAATAATAGATTTTCTGTAGTGAAGTGGTATAATAATGTAGAAGTAGTAAATACtacttaaaataataatagcGATAAAGCATATACAAAGACTGGGGCTGCGAGCAGCACTTGCGACCTCAGAACCCGATGAGGCAGCGGAGGAGGGGGAACAGGGACCGGGTGAAAACGTCTCTGTTTTGTGCTTCGCGGGAAGGATAAACACGTCGCTTCCATCGTCCGTCACGCGGCACTAGACCACACCTACTAATCAGCCATTACGGTCCACGCCATCAAGTGAAGACCACGGAGTAAAAATTTAAAGTAAATCGAATTTAAGTTGTAAAACAAGGGTTACCtccttttggcagtaggtggtgctgATAGGACAATTCACAGAGGAGTTGTACTAAATCCCTCTTTATTGGCAATCATCAGACTGATGCCAGGCCACGGTCACATCGTTTGCCGTAGAGtaaacatttaatatatttttatctcCATAGAATTGATATGACACTCACTGAATttaaagttgatctgatgaaaactCTAGGTGGAGTTCTGTCAAAATACAACATGTGTAAacggtaaaaaaaaatggccacttaattcAAAATGGCCGACTTACTGTTTTGTCTAGCATATCGATCCAAGAGGGTTTTTTGTTCtttatgaaatgaaacatgTCGCTTTGCCAGGCACATTCCTTTAAAACATATGAATGTCTTCAGGGGTGCTGttattacacacatgtagttctAGGGAAATTGAACAAAGTAGACTGAAGCTACAGCAAATGCGTGTGGCACAGCAACAAATTGAaatttgacgccacgccaccaACACGGTGTTCAACTAAAAATTCACAGTTTTGATTAGACTTCATCGAGTACAACAAAGTGTAAGACGTAAAAAAAccctgtgattttaagtcatgatttctgtgtagatgtcatcaaatGGATGACTCCCTGTTGCATTTATCAAATTGGTGCCGAGAACTTTTTATTCCATCCAGTCATGATATATATGTACCAATTTCATGAAGGTTGACTAAACCAGACGGAATTGCTGCTTTAGGGGGCGCAGTTGAGCCATTTTGCTACAGTCGTCTCGAATTGCTACAGAATATGAACATTTTCAAGCCATCAAAAATGCATTTAATTCTACTGGAAAAGCAATAGGGCATTCACATTGTTGGTGCTCGGGGCCTGATATAATGACAACATCACATGTATATTAGGAGTTTGTCTGTAATTAtaaggagtgtgtttgtgtgtgtgtttgtatcagaTCTGGTCGTCCAGCTTCTGTTGATATCTGTGTCTGTTTAATCTGATTTAGTTGTGGGATGACTGGTGGATGTAGCTAATTGCTGGCCTGTGGTGGGCTGATAATGTCTCTTAATCCATAACACATCAACAACATCATCGACTACCTTCCAAAACTTCATCAATTCTCCCCAAATTCTGGTGTTGATCAGCAATACACATATTCTGTAGATATTATTTTTCACCAAAGGCCACCAGATACTCTAGAGTTAGAACTCAATGAAACAGGGTGCAGAGTTTTCTATATATTACATCAGCacttaacaaaaacaacatgtgaGATAATCACACTTCAAATCAGAAACCTCACAGACACCTTCAATTGGAGGCTTTAATTTGCGGCACACATACAGATCATCTGAAGCATTGTGGGGACATTTGAGAGAAATAATCCATTGGTGTGTTTAGAAAGTCTTTGATCTTTTAGTTGAATTCATTAATAATgagatcaaaataaaagtgttgaAATGGTTCAGCGTTATCTTcatcatttatgtatttttttttttttttcattagatTCCTGGGCCAACAAAAAAAGCCTCTGGCCATGTCGGGACAGAAGAAAGTCGCTGCAGCACGGCTGCTTAAATGTGCCTTCTGCAGAACCAACAGAGACAAGGAGTGTGGCCAGTTGCTGCTGTCTGACAGCCAGAAGGTGGCAGCCCACCATAAGTGCATGGTGaggaaagcacacacacacagtagttcTAAACCCCTTCACCTGAGATTATTCAAGCTAAATTCATGCATACAACACTATCTGTCACATATGCAGAATTGTGAACTATGACGAAAAGAAAGTGTGGATTTTGAATTTTGTCTTGTGACAGCTGCTTATAAGATGAAGATGACAAAAATCCTAACATTtacaaatccccaaaaagtaAATATAATGTATCCGTTCagaataaatatgtatatatcatAAATAATCTTGAGAGCCTTGAAATAGCCCCTTGGTTGATGCTaagttaagaaaacactgcTACACACCCTCTGACACtccatttaaataaaactgtcaAAAGTATGAAATGTAAAATTGTAAGTGTGTTAGAGTGAAATCAGCTCCGACGGCGTGATCAGTAAAACTATTGTTAACCATTAGTTTGCTGGGAAATAATGCATCATAAGTGGCAAAGGAAAATTAATTTGCCAAAAATAGGTTATTGGAACCCACAAGAAAATAATATAagtataaaatgtattataagcATAATTAATTAGACAACATTTATTCAAGGGGAATTATTTAGAAAAAGACAATTGAATAacagttttcatatttttcccTGTGTAGctgttctcctctgctctggtcACGTCTCACTCAGACAGTGAAAACATCGGCGCATTCTCTGTTGAGGATGTGAAGAAGGAGATCAAGAGGGGGAACAAACTGGTAAgtgcctgctgctcctcttaaTGAAGCATTACTGAGTCAAGGAGAACTGAATTGTGTAATGCCACAGAGCTTCTCTAATGTGAAAgctgaacattttaaatgaatcattcaAATGAAATTGAGCGTATTTATGTGGATATTTGTGATTAGGataacaaacaaccattcacattcacacctactggTAATTGAGAGTCTCCGATTAACCTGCACGTCTTTGGGAGACCCCGGCTGGTCGTTAGGTTTGAACCCTCTTGTTTTGAGCCGACACCACTGCTGCTTCTGTGGGGACAATAATATCATCTTTTGTTAATATTTTAGGATATAACATCTAGATTATTGCCTAAAATcaacaaattgtgatttattCCTCATATTGAAAATATGTTGAATTAGGACTCTGATGCTAACATGCAATATAGTCTTAAGTAGCAACATTTCATGTCATATCAGTTTTACAAATTgtacattacatttcacagtGGTTTCACCAGCCTCTGCCACGTTTATGCGTTTACTTAAAGTCCTGTGCCTGTATGTGgtaattgttttctttcttccttttaacATACATGTGTTTCTAattataaaaccaataaaacacaattaataatgattaatactacataaatgttttcattctgaTTCAGTTTAAGATTTTTGCTGCTTTTTACTGCTATTATATGAACTTCTGTGCCTCCCTGCCATTTTCActgctgcatttcatttgttttcttcaataAAGGTTTCGGCGTCATGATATTTGTATATGGACTTTTCAGACAATTGTGTCTGTTTGAATTACTATTCTGATCCACATGTCAACATTTCACGTTATGAGCTGACTGAGGACGGTCTTCAAGTGAACCTTAATGTTTGGGAAACGGCATGTgctcagcttctttttttttctactatCCTCACCAGACGTGTTCTTCTTGTCACCGGCCGGGTGCTACTATCGGCTGCGACGTGAAGACCTGTCGGAGGACGTATCACTATTACTGTGCCCTAAAGGACAAAGCTCAAATCAACGAGAATCCCTCACAAGGGACCTACATGTAAGTCAATCTGTGAATTGACCCTCAATCAATCATGACGTGAAGAAAGATATTTTTTATCTGTTCATTTTATCCTCATTTCTTTGCATCTGTGTGTTGGTAGTGTTTACTGTCGCAAACACCGAGATGATTCTCTGGACGACGTTGAAGGTAGAGCCCACTCAACCATGTGTTATACTGTTATTATTGGATCTATTTTCCTTTTCAGTTACTATACATATTACACACATTATTAACGCTTTTATCTGATGAATTAGGGTGGTTTCCAATGTTATTTATAGTTAGTTATTTCTATTGTCTTTTTGAAATCGTATTGTGATTTGTGTTGcagtaataaataataacaataccaCAAAATACGCTCTTATAGTGATAAGTAGAACCAGACTGGTATGGATTTTGAGGCGGCAA encodes the following:
- the cab39l1 gene encoding calcium binding protein 39, like 1, translating into MPFPFGKTQKSPAENVRSLKENVAYLEKLDPGDSKKCEKVADEVSKSLASLKEVLCGTGDKEPHTEAVAQLAQELYNTDLLITLIANLHRIDFERKKDVVNLFSNIVRRQIGTRTPTVEYISTHPQILFMLLKGYESAEVALNCGMMLRECLRHEPLARTVLLSEDFYCFFHYVDLSTFDIASDAFASFKDLLTRHKIMCADFLENQYDRVFTEYEKLLHSENYVTKRQSLKLLGELLLDRHNFTVMTKYISRAENLKLMMNLLRDNSRNIQFEAFHVFKVFVANPNKTQPVLDILLKNQTKLVEFLSHFQTDRSEDEQFCGEKNYLIKQIRDLKRPAAPEEA